GCATGAAGCCGTTGCTGCTATTGTTGATTCCGCTTGCCGACCCCTACCGGGCGGCGCTCGCGGAGCAATTCGACGTGTTGTATGCGCCCGATGCGGCCTCGCGCGCGCAGACTATCGCCGCGCGCGGCGACGCGGTGCGGGTGGTGCTGACCAACGGCACGACCGGGCTGACTGCCGACGAGATCGACCGGATGCCGGCGCTCGAACTCGTCAGCGCGTTCGGCGCCGGCTACGAGAACATCGCGCGCGACGCGGCGCGCGCGCGCGGGATCGTGTTGTCGAACGGCGCGGGCACCAACGACGACTGCGTGGCCGATCACGCGTTCGCGCTGCTGCTGTCGGCCGTGCGTTCGGTGCCGCGCTTCGACGCCGCGTGCCGCGACGGCATCTGGCGCGACCGTCTGCCGATGCGGCCGATCGTTTGCGGTCGGCGGCTCGGCGTGCTCGGACTCGGCAACATCGGGCGCAAGGTCGCGCGGCGCGCGGCGGGGTTCGACATCGAGACCGGTTATCACAACCGCAAGCCGCGCGAAGGCGTGACGAGCCGCTACTTTGATTCGGTGCTGGCACTCGCGCGGTGGTGCGACTTTCTCGTCATCGCGACGCCGGGCGGACCGGAGACGCGGCACATGGTCGATCGCGCGGTGCTCGATGCGCTCGGCCCCGACGGGTTCGTCGTGAACGTCGCGCGCGGCAGCGTCGTCGATACGGCCGCGCTCGCTCACGCGCTGCGCGAGGGGACGCTCGGCGGCGCGGCGCTCGACGTGTACGAGGGCGAGCCGCATCCGCCGCAGGCGCTGCTCGCGCTCGACAACGTGGTGCTGACGCCGCACGTCGGCGGGATGTCGCCGCAGTCGATGGACGCTTCGGTGCGCAACTTCCTCGACAACGCGGCGAGGCATTTCGCCGGCGAGGCGGTGTCGACGCCGATCTGAAGCGGTTGACGATGGTGTGACTCACGCATGGCCGTGCCGATGCGCACGGCCATGCGCGAACGGGTCGCTTCGATTTCCTTCGCGCATTCATGCAATAAAAAATATCCGCAGCGCCTCTGCGCCGAATTCCTGTCGGCGCCCGCCATTTCCCGCATAACCAGCAGTCTATTATTCCGACAATAATTGTATTGGCGGAATTACTAAATTAACGTTCGAAAACCTGAAGCAGCGGTAAATCGCTTTAACGCTTGATTCGCAGCCAGAAAAGCGTTTCCTGTTTTGCGTGCTATACATAATGGTGCGTGAAAAAAGGACTTGATATGCGTGACGGGTTTGCGTGCGTAGCGTAGTTATCAGACGTTCTGGCTGGTTCGATAACGGCGAACAGGTCAGCGGGCATTCCGCCATTTCGTTTGGCTTTTTTGAGCGGCGCGAGGAAAAACGAAAGCGGAGTCAAGCGAGGCCGCGCACGCGAAGGCTCGTTCACATTCGGCCCGGTCCCCGTCGGGCGCCGGTCAGGTGGTGAAGAGACAAGGCGGACAAGAAATGGCCCTGGCGAGCGCCGGTAAATGTTTGCTGTCCTATCGGTTAGACGAGTCTCGTCAATCCCGATCCTGCATCGACTCGAACCCCTCCACGCAGGAAGAATCCGACGCCGTCCACTGCCGGTATCCCGTCGATCACAAGTCGCCCGCAACCGGCAGGCCGTTTTCGTTTTCGTGCCGGCTGCTGGTCGCGACGACCGCTGCCTTTCCGTTCATGCTCGCCGCCGGCCCTGCGTATGCGGATGGCGCGGGCGGCCCCAACAGCGCCGCGCTCGGCGGATCGAGCGGCATCAACGGCGGCGCGGGCGGCGGCGGCGGCGTGGGCGGGGTCGGCGGCGCGAACACGGGCGCGAACGTCGGCGCCGGCGGGAATGGCAGCGCGACCGGCACCGGCGGCGCGGGGAGCAGCGGCACCGCGACCGGCGGCGGCAGTCCGGGCGGCGGCGGCTCGGGCGGGGCCGCCGGCACCGCCGCGAACCCGGCCGGCGTTGGCGGCGGCGCGGGCGGCAACGCGTCATGCGGCCTGTGCGTCGCGGGTCTCG
The Paraburkholderia caballeronis genome window above contains:
- a CDS encoding 2-hydroxyacid dehydrogenase, giving the protein MKPLLLLLIPLADPYRAALAEQFDVLYAPDAASRAQTIAARGDAVRVVLTNGTTGLTADEIDRMPALELVSAFGAGYENIARDAARARGIVLSNGAGTNDDCVADHAFALLLSAVRSVPRFDAACRDGIWRDRLPMRPIVCGRRLGVLGLGNIGRKVARRAAGFDIETGYHNRKPREGVTSRYFDSVLALARWCDFLVIATPGGPETRHMVDRAVLDALGPDGFVVNVARGSVVDTAALAHALREGTLGGAALDVYEGEPHPPQALLALDNVVLTPHVGGMSPQSMDASVRNFLDNAARHFAGEAVSTPI